One part of the Candidatus Hydrogenedens sp. genome encodes these proteins:
- a CDS encoding D-Ala-D-Ala carboxypeptidase family metallohydrolase, with translation MHYPLTTSVNCGLNCEDTPGYVVVTQGGDTFVKGEVVEVKYVNIDPNYEFAYWSAYPPDILLTNLSLDIGYVQIKDGPQHVTAHVGKKKVNLTVECDINPFLLWGNRLNVPGNAKNIQTTIINGEPIPWRYEVEYDRGDIANVSVLPASNFIIDWHGSSVCIGRRYMENPVQLLMVDDIYIKPVAIPVENYNWDYHEMLLSIYGGDGIYFNSGCPNLCSYFDPDASCNLGFYLNNYARSYGKFTFAVVPGDDKSLALWYCTSDNLFATSIIASANFRYTQNQDHSATALLVNKVYLNLPIPQGEIYFDHQNCQRIDEGGTAYIIEPGIIYPPTDIGPSQGWNPVPYTPQCNILSPIETFSPCSECNRVVLHASPCQGAVFNYWEVSADGQVWKKVESYNDNLTLFMNIHGPFDPVNEPNNIHIPAGCTQFFVRPVFRLYCGYGYECVGCMDAPDGRDIVIDMYNNPDVTNNNQMYTENIPTCCDFVTNDPNSPLCYTKEALLPFNKLECDHGNLPYPHTGWAIEKGVADCYAAVNQAYDQQYGGTVNVTSVYRCPKNNTAANGARTSKHLSGKAFDYDQLSSLGNWRVGKIAYEINKNYEILLYTNDGRKSIQQYVNPETGQLPDFPPSNIEIYHGHVGT, from the coding sequence GTGCACTATCCATTGACAACAAGTGTAAATTGCGGTTTAAACTGTGAAGATACTCCAGGATATGTAGTCGTGACTCAAGGTGGTGATACTTTTGTTAAAGGTGAAGTAGTAGAAGTAAAATATGTAAATATTGATCCAAATTATGAATTTGCATATTGGTCGGCATACCCTCCGGATATTTTGTTAACAAATTTATCTTTAGATATTGGATATGTTCAAATAAAAGATGGTCCACAACATGTAACTGCCCATGTTGGAAAGAAAAAAGTTAATCTTACGGTTGAATGTGATATAAATCCTTTTTTACTATGGGGCAATAGATTAAATGTTCCTGGAAACGCAAAAAATATACAAACCACAATAATAAATGGAGAACCTATTCCCTGGCGTTATGAAGTTGAATACGATAGAGGGGATATAGCCAATGTATCTGTTTTGCCTGCATCAAACTTCATTATTGATTGGCATGGTTCTTCTGTTTGCATAGGTCGTAGATATATGGAAAATCCTGTCCAATTATTAATGGTAGATGACATATATATTAAGCCAGTAGCGATTCCTGTGGAAAATTACAATTGGGATTACCACGAAATGTTATTAAGTATATATGGAGGAGACGGTATTTATTTCAACTCAGGATGCCCTAACCTATGTTCTTATTTTGACCCAGATGCCTCTTGTAATTTAGGATTTTATCTAAATAACTATGCCCGCTCTTATGGAAAATTTACTTTTGCTGTTGTTCCCGGTGATGACAAATCTCTTGCTCTCTGGTATTGTACCAGTGATAACCTTTTTGCTACTTCTATCATTGCCTCTGCTAACTTTAGATATACTCAAAATCAAGACCATAGTGCCACTGCCCTTTTGGTTAATAAAGTATACTTAAACCTTCCCATTCCTCAAGGTGAGATATATTTTGATCATCAGAATTGTCAACGAATTGATGAAGGAGGAACAGCATATATAATAGAACCTGGTATTATTTATCCTCCGACAGACATTGGACCTTCCCAGGGTTGGAACCCTGTTCCATATACACCACAATGTAATATCTTATCTCCTATCGAAACTTTTTCCCCATGTTCTGAATGTAATAGAGTAGTATTGCATGCATCACCTTGCCAAGGAGCAGTGTTCAATTATTGGGAGGTATCTGCAGATGGTCAAGTATGGAAAAAGGTTGAATCGTATAATGATAATTTAACTTTATTCATGAATATTCATGGACCCTTTGATCCCGTAAATGAACCGAATAATATTCATATTCCTGCGGGTTGCACTCAGTTTTTTGTTCGACCTGTTTTTCGTTTGTATTGCGGATATGGTTATGAGTGTGTTGGTTGTATGGATGCTCCCGATGGTAGAGATATAGTTATAGATATGTATAATAATCCAGATGTTACGAATAATAATCAAATGTATACCGAGAATATACCAACCTGCTGTGATTTCGTAACAAACGATCCCAATAGTCCTTTATGCTATACAAAGGAAGCATTATTACCCTTTAACAAACTCGAATGCGATCATGGAAATCTCCCTTATCCTCATACCGGCTGGGCTATAGAAAAAGGTGTTGCAGATTGCTATGCGGCTGTAAACCAAGCATACGATCAACAATACGGTGGAACAGTCAATGTAACAAGTGTTTACCGTTGTCCTAAAAATAACACGGCTGCGAATGGTGCCAGAACAAGCAAACATCTTTCCGGTAAAGCCTTTGACTATGACCAACTAAGTTCGTTAGGAAACTGGAGAGTAGGAAAAATTGCTTACGAAATAAATAAAAATTATGAAATTTTGTTATACACAAATGATGGTAGAAAAAGTATTCAACAGTATGTTAACCCTGAAACCGGCCAATTACCGGACTTTCCTCCATCAAATATTGAAATATATCATGGACATGTCGGAACTTAG
- a CDS encoding peptidylprolyl isomerase: MSIASILTIGLLAINGVLLDGVVATVDNEPILMSDLREEIAPFLADLQSQGASAQQIQQEMEKALQKALDRYIERLLLYRKAVNEGLQVDEKEIDERVNKIKKRYGSPEEFNRLLAESGEMISEFRERIKQQLIALSYALKKRKEFEKEITISEPDIAKYYNEHIEEFQNPQRTKVRRIFLSAPKEAEERAKVKERILEIFDRLKQGADFGSTAENESQGPEADKAGLIGWVSHGDLVPELEQVIEKLSVGEISEPIETEWGFHILKVEERQGNDKLSYEQARIIIEPKLKEQYINERYQKWLNEIKKGANIRIFL; this comes from the coding sequence ATGTCTATCGCATCAATTTTAACAATAGGACTCCTTGCCATAAATGGCGTATTGTTAGATGGGGTCGTTGCCACAGTAGATAACGAACCGATACTTATGAGTGACCTGCGAGAGGAAATAGCCCCCTTCCTTGCTGATTTGCAATCACAAGGTGCATCCGCACAGCAAATCCAGCAGGAGATGGAAAAAGCCCTTCAAAAGGCATTAGACCGTTATATCGAAAGACTTCTCCTCTATCGTAAAGCAGTGAACGAAGGATTACAGGTAGACGAAAAAGAAATTGATGAGCGTGTTAATAAAATAAAAAAACGCTACGGTTCCCCGGAAGAATTCAATCGGCTGTTGGCAGAAAGCGGAGAGATGATAAGCGAATTCCGCGAACGAATAAAACAACAACTTATCGCCCTATCCTATGCTTTGAAAAAAAGAAAAGAGTTTGAAAAAGAAATTACCATATCAGAACCTGATATAGCCAAATACTACAACGAACATATCGAAGAATTTCAAAATCCGCAACGCACCAAAGTCCGCCGAATTTTTCTTTCCGCTCCGAAAGAAGCCGAAGAACGAGCCAAAGTAAAAGAACGCATTTTAGAAATATTTGACCGACTGAAACAAGGTGCAGACTTCGGTTCCACAGCCGAAAACGAATCACAGGGTCCCGAAGCCGATAAGGCGGGACTTATTGGCTGGGTATCCCATGGGGACTTAGTTCCCGAATTGGAACAGGTAATCGAAAAATTATCTGTGGGAGAAATCAGTGAACCTATCGAAACCGAATGGGGATTCCACATCCTGAAAGTAGAAGAAAGACAAGGAAACGATAAACTATCCTACGAACAGGCAAGGATAATTATTGAACCCAAACTCAAAGAACAATACATCAACGAACGCTATCAAAAATGGCTCAATGAAATCAAAAAAGGAGCCAACATCCGCATTTTTCTATAA
- a CDS encoding D-Ala-D-Ala carboxypeptidase family metallohydrolase, which produces MNRNILRDNNEWNTINEKVSGIVIKETYKKLCVYRCPKNNTAANGARTSKHLSGKAFDYDQLSSLENWRVARCAFICNGNWEILLYYQQGSEEESIAFKNIFIPPLKPGDIPPENPPNDWIYTHGHVGI; this is translated from the coding sequence ATGAATCGTAATATTTTAAGAGATAATAATGAGTGGAATACAATAAATGAGAAAGTTTCAGGTATAGTAATAAAAGAAACATACAAAAAACTCTGTGTTTACCGTTGTCCTAAAAATAACACGGCTGCGAATGGTGCCAGAACAAGCAAGCATCTTTCCGGTAAAGCCTTTGACTATGACCAACTAAGTTCATTAGAAAACTGGAGAGTAGCACGTTGTGCATTTATATGCAACGGCAATTGGGAGATTTTACTTTATTATCAACAAGGTAGTGAAGAAGAAAGCATCGCATTCAAAAATATTTTTATACCACCTTTAAAACCAGGCGATATACCACCTGAAAATCCACCTAATGATTGGATATATACGCATGGCCATGTGGGGATATAG
- the rpoC gene encoding DNA-directed RNA polymerase subunit beta' gives MAKYVPTTSDRFDALQIRIASPEEIMKWSKREVKKPETLNYRTFKPEKDGLFCEKIFGPTKDWECGCGKYKKVKHRGIICDKCGVEITEAKVRRERMGSIRLAAPVAHIWFFKNNPSCMGNLLDLPVRSLERVIYYESYIVIDPGTTRLEKLQILSEDDYQDAIEEFGSNTFKAKMGAEAIKVLLEEINLDVLAAELREQFANSTSAQTRAKAIKRLQIVEAFRKSGNQPSWMILDVIPVLPPDLRPLVPLDGGRYATSDLNDLYRRVLNRNNRLKKIMEIRTPEIIVRNEKRMLQEAVDALFDNGRHGRAVVGTNLRPLKSLSDFIKGKQGRFRQNLLGKRVDYSGRTVIVVGPELKLNQCGLPKRMALTLFEPFVISRLQEKGIAITIKAARKMIQQGRPEVWDAIEEVIKDHPVLLNRAPTLHRLGIQAFQPILIEGNAIRIHPLVCRAYNADFDGDQMAVHVPLTPAAQLEAHLLMMGSSNIFSPSDGSPIVTPSQDIVLGIAWLSRSRPGAKGEWKEEWKTKDGEVLCNAGKIYPNKEAVLLAYHFGHVDIHARIKIHNQGKIVDTTVGRVILWDGLPPEIQLEDVNIEHNQSTIGKVIAECYKKFGHRKTVELLDCLKSIGFKYATKSGLSIGVEDMTVPLEKEKILARARKQVEHIEEQYQHGLMTQRERTNKIIEEWKRATDEVSAAMLSALEQKEQSFTGLYLMFASKARGSKDQIRQLAGMRGVMAKPSGDVIETPITSNFREGLSVLEYFISAHGARKGLADTALKTADAGYLTRRLVDVAQDVTIEEYDCGTMNGVYVEPLTSGPDIITPLEERIVGRYAIDDIIIPGHSKPIVYANEEITEEKAKIIMESGLPGVHVRSMLTCQAKRGVCALCYGRNLATGRLVELGEAVGIIAAQAIGEPGTQLTMRTFHIGGAASLQLESPEVRIPENGKVIFNNIRFDKNRKGETVVLNRGGEIRVLNDDGKEIIRFAPAMGSVLFCENEQKLKKGSLLYKWDPYNLVIVAERSGKVKLEGVVEGVTMQVEINPETRLEERIITEHKHDLHPQILIVGEHNEVLAFAPLPPETHLMIKDGDEVEAGDILAKTPRKLGKTKDIVGGLPRVAELFEARVPKNPAIISHIDGIVEIGGSIKGMRKVKVVPKIGKEREYTIPPGKHLFVQQGDRVYAGQQLTDGPIILEDILEIKGEEAVRKYILDEIQRVYRAQGVKTNDKHLEIIIRQMLRKVHIKENTGDSPFVAHEIVDRSKFEEVNEKIIRRGGKPAEAEPILQGISKSALSTESFIAAASFQHTTRVLTDAAIRGKRDYLRGLKENVIIGHLIPAGTGSRFYQKSEPVLASISEKELEEHLEIHTEEKQDYSAIEE, from the coding sequence TTGGCTAAATATGTTCCTACCACATCAGACCGATTTGATGCACTTCAAATTCGGATTGCTTCTCCTGAAGAGATAATGAAATGGTCTAAGAGAGAAGTGAAGAAGCCCGAAACGCTAAACTATCGGACTTTTAAACCCGAGAAGGATGGTCTCTTCTGCGAGAAGATATTTGGTCCTACAAAGGACTGGGAATGTGGCTGTGGTAAGTATAAGAAAGTAAAGCATCGGGGTATTATTTGTGATAAGTGTGGTGTGGAGATTACCGAAGCCAAAGTGCGACGGGAACGAATGGGCTCTATTCGTCTTGCGGCCCCCGTTGCTCATATCTGGTTTTTTAAGAATAATCCGTCATGTATGGGCAACCTTTTAGATTTGCCGGTTCGTAGTCTGGAACGAGTTATATATTATGAAAGTTATATTGTAATAGACCCCGGGACAACTCGTTTGGAGAAGTTGCAAATTTTATCTGAAGATGATTATCAGGATGCAATAGAGGAATTTGGTTCAAATACCTTTAAAGCGAAGATGGGAGCGGAAGCGATAAAGGTTTTATTAGAAGAGATAAATCTGGATGTATTGGCGGCGGAACTACGGGAGCAGTTTGCCAACTCTACCTCCGCTCAAACACGAGCGAAAGCAATTAAGCGACTACAGATAGTTGAGGCGTTCCGCAAATCAGGGAATCAGCCATCATGGATGATTTTAGATGTTATTCCCGTTCTTCCACCGGATTTGAGGCCTTTAGTACCTTTGGATGGAGGACGGTATGCGACCAGTGATTTGAATGACCTTTATCGGCGTGTATTAAACCGCAATAACCGTCTTAAGAAGATTATGGAAATTCGCACCCCGGAAATTATTGTGCGGAATGAAAAGCGAATGCTTCAAGAAGCGGTGGATGCTCTATTTGATAATGGGCGACATGGTAGGGCGGTAGTAGGTACCAATTTGAGGCCTTTGAAATCTTTGAGTGATTTCATCAAAGGTAAACAGGGCAGATTCCGTCAGAATTTGTTGGGTAAACGCGTAGATTATTCCGGTCGAACGGTTATCGTTGTAGGTCCCGAGTTAAAACTAAATCAATGTGGTTTGCCTAAACGAATGGCGCTGACGCTGTTTGAACCGTTTGTAATTAGTCGTCTTCAGGAAAAGGGGATTGCCATTACAATTAAGGCGGCACGGAAAATGATACAACAGGGCCGCCCTGAAGTATGGGATGCGATAGAAGAAGTAATTAAGGACCATCCTGTGCTTCTTAACCGTGCCCCCACTCTGCACCGATTGGGAATACAAGCATTCCAGCCAATACTGATAGAAGGAAATGCCATTCGCATACATCCCTTGGTATGTAGGGCATATAATGCAGACTTTGATGGCGACCAGATGGCGGTGCATGTGCCTTTGACCCCGGCCGCTCAATTGGAGGCACATTTGTTAATGATGGGTTCTTCCAATATTTTCTCTCCGTCCGATGGTTCGCCTATTGTTACACCCAGTCAGGATATCGTTTTGGGTATTGCGTGGCTGTCCCGTTCTCGTCCCGGAGCCAAAGGCGAATGGAAAGAGGAATGGAAAACCAAGGATGGAGAGGTTCTCTGTAATGCGGGGAAGATATATCCGAATAAAGAGGCTGTTCTGTTAGCATACCACTTTGGGCATGTAGATATTCATGCGAGGATAAAAATTCATAATCAGGGGAAAATAGTAGATACGACAGTAGGAAGGGTTATTCTCTGGGATGGATTACCTCCTGAAATTCAGTTGGAAGATGTAAATATAGAACATAATCAATCTACAATTGGTAAGGTCATTGCAGAGTGTTACAAGAAATTTGGGCATCGTAAGACAGTAGAATTGTTGGATTGTTTGAAGAGCATCGGATTTAAATATGCGACGAAATCGGGACTTTCCATTGGTGTGGAAGATATGACAGTTCCATTGGAAAAAGAAAAGATATTAGCCCGTGCCCGCAAACAGGTTGAACATATTGAAGAGCAATACCAGCATGGTTTGATGACACAGAGAGAACGAACCAACAAGATTATTGAGGAGTGGAAACGGGCAACCGATGAGGTATCCGCAGCCATGTTATCTGCTCTAGAACAAAAAGAGCAGAGCTTTACGGGCTTATATCTGATGTTTGCTTCAAAAGCCCGAGGTAGTAAGGACCAGATTCGTCAGCTGGCAGGTATGCGTGGTGTGATGGCGAAACCTTCCGGTGATGTTATTGAAACTCCGATTACCTCCAATTTCAGGGAAGGTCTTAGTGTGCTGGAATATTTCATTTCTGCTCACGGTGCAAGAAAAGGTCTGGCAGATACGGCATTAAAGACGGCAGACGCAGGTTATCTAACCCGCCGACTGGTAGATGTGGCACAGGATGTAACTATCGAAGAGTATGATTGCGGAACGATGAATGGTGTATATGTGGAACCTTTAACTTCCGGTCCCGATATTATCACTCCCTTAGAGGAACGGATTGTAGGAAGGTATGCTATTGATGATATTATCATTCCGGGACATTCCAAGCCTATCGTTTACGCTAATGAAGAGATTACGGAAGAAAAAGCCAAGATAATAATGGAATCGGGTTTGCCGGGTGTGCATGTGCGTTCTATGCTTACCTGCCAGGCAAAAAGAGGTGTATGTGCCTTATGTTATGGTAGAAATCTTGCTACAGGTAGATTGGTGGAATTAGGCGAAGCCGTAGGTATTATTGCGGCACAAGCCATTGGTGAGCCCGGGACACAATTAACGATGAGAACTTTCCATATTGGAGGTGCGGCAAGTCTGCAGTTAGAAAGTCCCGAAGTCCGTATCCCTGAAAATGGGAAAGTTATCTTTAACAATATTAGATTCGATAAGAACCGTAAAGGGGAAACCGTTGTATTAAATCGTGGTGGAGAAATTCGTGTTCTCAATGATGATGGGAAAGAAATTATTCGCTTTGCCCCGGCTATGGGTTCTGTCTTATTCTGTGAAAATGAACAGAAATTGAAGAAGGGCTCTCTGCTGTATAAGTGGGACCCCTACAATCTGGTTATTGTTGCAGAACGCTCTGGTAAGGTTAAATTAGAAGGCGTTGTGGAAGGCGTTACCATGCAGGTGGAGATAAATCCGGAGACACGACTGGAAGAGCGTATTATTACCGAACATAAACATGATTTACATCCCCAGATTCTTATTGTAGGGGAACATAATGAAGTGTTAGCCTTTGCTCCCTTACCTCCTGAGACGCATTTAATGATAAAGGATGGAGATGAAGTAGAAGCAGGGGACATTCTTGCGAAGACCCCTCGTAAATTGGGTAAGACAAAAGATATTGTAGGTGGTTTGCCTCGTGTGGCAGAATTATTCGAAGCCCGTGTTCCCAAAAATCCTGCTATTATCAGTCATATAGATGGGATTGTTGAAATTGGCGGGTCTATCAAGGGTATGCGTAAGGTAAAGGTTGTCCCGAAGATTGGTAAAGAACGCGAATATACCATTCCGCCCGGAAAACATCTGTTCGTGCAACAAGGCGACCGTGTATATGCAGGACAACAACTAACCGACGGTCCCATTATTCTTGAAGATATTCTCGAAATCAAAGGAGAAGAAGCGGTTCGTAAATACATTCTGGACGAAATTCAAAGGGTGTATCGGGCCCAGGGTGTAAAAACCAATGATAAACATCTTGAAATTATTATTCGTCAGATGTTGCGCAAAGTGCATATTAAAGAGAACACAGGGGATTCGCCCTTCGTTGCTCATGAAATCGTTGACCGTTCTAAATTTGAAGAAGTTAACGAAAAGATTATTCGACGCGGTGGAAAACCCGCAGAGGCAGAACCTATATTGCAGGGGATAAGTAAATCCGCATTAAGCACAGAGAGTTTTATTGCGGCGGCATCTTTCCAGCATACAACCCGAGTTTTGACCGATGCGGCAATTCGCGGAAAACGTGATTATCTGCGTGGATTGAAAGAAAATGTAATCATAGGACATCTCATCCCAGCGGGGACAGGTAGTCGCTTCTATCAAAAATCGGAACCCGTTTTGGCAAGTATTTCTGAAAAAGAATTAGAAGAACATCTGGAAATACACACCGAAGAAAAACAAGACTATTCTGCTATTGAAGAATGA